CCGCCGAGCGAGCGCCCGCCGCCTTCGCTTGATCGAGCCACGCGAGCGCCGCCGCGTAATCGAACCGCGCCCGCGCAATGCGGCTGAGGCCGAGATGCGCTTCAAGGTTCGCCGCATCGAGCTTGATCGCTTCACGGAACGCGGCTTCGGCGGCGTCGAGATTCCACTCGTGGCGCAACATTGCGCCGCGCCGCGCCGCCTCTGACGCCAGCCGCGCTCGCTCGCGCGGCACCGTATCGCGCGGCGCCAGTGCCTGCGGCTGTGCCGCAAGGCAAAATATGGCGTGGGATGCGCTGACGCGCGCGGCGGCAAAAGGCAAAAGGCAAAAGGCAAAAATTAACAAGCTCTCGACAAGGCGTGCAAATCGAAGCGGCAACCCGTAGCGTCGTAACAACGCTGAACCATCCGCCGCGACGACCACTTTTGCCTTTTGCCTTTTGCCTTTTGCCTTTTGCCTTCTCATGCGCTCGGTTTCAACCCCACGTCGCCGGCGACCTGGCGCAAGGCAGCGATGATAAAATCGATATGCTCGCCGAGGTCAACCTCGAATTCTTGCGCGCCTTCGTAGACTTCGTCGCGGTTGACTGTACGCGCAAAGGCCTTGTCTTTGAGCTTCTTCTTCACAGACTTCGATTCCATGTCCCAGATGCCGTTCGGGCGCACCAGCGCCGCGGCGATCACAAAGCCCGTCAACTCGTCGCAGGCATAAAGGCCGCGCGCCAGCAGCGTGTCGCGCGCCACCTTGGTGTAATTGGCATGGCCGAGGATGGCGCGGCGTATCTCGTCGCTATAGCCGCGCGCGGCAAGAATCTCCGAGCCTTTGAGCGGGTGGTCGGGCGGCTCAGGGTACATCTCGTAATCGAAATCGTGCAGCAAGCCGACCATGCCCCAGAGGTCTTCGTCGGCGGCGAGCTTACGGGCATAAGCGCGCATCACGGCTTCGACGGCGAGCGCGTGCTTGCGCAGCGACTCGCCTTTCGTGTATTCGCACAACAGCTCCCAGGACTCTTCTCGTGTCGGCATAAGTCAATCTCAAAAGCCCGCGCCTTTCGTCGTCAGGCGGATGCGGTAGACCGCCGTGTTCGCCGTGATGTAAAGCGTCGCGCCATCATCGCCCCAGGCGCAGTTGGCCGTCGGCACGGCGGTTTCAATCGTGCCGAGGTGTGTGCCATCGGGCGCAAAAACATAGATGCCTTCCGGGCCGCTCGCAAACAGGTTGCCGTCGCGGTCTACCTTCAAGCCGTCGGGCGCGCCCTTGCGCGTCTGCGTCCAGGGCTTGGCGTCGAAGAAGACGCGCCCGCCCGCAAGCGTGCCATCGGGCTTCACGTCATAGACCATCCACAAGCCCTGCGCCGAGTCCGAAACGTACAGGCGCTTTTCGTCCGGCGAGAAGGCGATGCCGTTCGGCGCTTGCAGCTCTTTGGTAAGCAATGTCACTTTGCCATTCTTGGTCAAGCGATAGACGCCGCAGAACGACAGCTCGCGCTGCGGATCGTCAAAGGTCTTGGGCAAGCCATAAGCCGGGTCGGTGAAGTAGAGATCGCCGTTCGATTTGAACGCCAGGTCGTTCGGGCTGTTCAATCGCTTGCCTTCGTAACGGTCGGCGAGCGTCGTCTTGGTGCCGTCGCGTTCGAGCCGCGCCACGCGCCGGTCGCCGTGCTCGCACAGCACCAGATGGCCTGCGGCGTCGTAGGTCAGGCCGTTCGATCCCGGCTCGCGGCCCGTGAACGGCGCGCTGCCGGTGTAGCCGCTCGGCTTCAGGAAGAGGCTCATCCCCGCGCCGGTCTTCCACTTGATGATGGAAT
This sequence is a window from Blastocatellia bacterium. Protein-coding genes within it:
- a CDS encoding HDIG domain-containing protein, encoding MPTREESWELLCEYTKGESLRKHALAVEAVMRAYARKLAADEDLWGMVGLLHDFDYEMYPEPPDHPLKGSEILAARGYSDEIRRAILGHANYTKVARDTLLARGLYACDELTGFVIAAALVRPNGIWDMESKSVKKKLKDKAFARTVNRDEVYEGAQEFEVDLGEHIDFIIAALRQVAGDVGLKPSA
- a CDS encoding SMP-30/gluconolactonase/LRE family protein, translated to MAIQTTTHAGNIERRDARLDKLVPKDARLEKLGDGYTWTEGPVWNRKENYLLFSDIPANSIIKWKTGAGMSLFLKPSGYTGSAPFTGREPGSNGLTYDAAGHLVLCEHGDRRVARLERDGTKTTLADRYEGKRLNSPNDLAFKSNGDLYFTDPAYGLPKTFDDPQRELSFCGVYRLTKNGKVTLLTKELQAPNGIAFSPDEKRLYVSDSAQGLWMVYDVKPDGTLAGGRVFFDAKPWTQTRKGAPDGLKVDRDGNLFASGPEGIYVFAPDGTHLGTIETAVPTANCAWGDDGATLYITANTAVYRIRLTTKGAGF